A genomic stretch from Deinococcus ruber includes:
- a CDS encoding DinB family protein yields MNIPETYDYLMRARRDLWAKLASVSDEVLARPLLGGERFHCIKDLVFHIAGTEDGWLHYTILEDEPVQHTLASVRDIPDGPFCADVPLDTLLDYWRAVEQSTLGYLAGLKDDDLKRLVYDSPTERYMLDGLLWHVLLHEVRHTAQIVMLLRMQDISPPALDLFFYLPSFPAAPEDNQHSAGTSSSEDSPT; encoded by the coding sequence ATGAATATTCCTGAAACCTACGATTACCTGATGCGTGCACGCCGCGACCTGTGGGCCAAGCTGGCGAGCGTCTCGGACGAGGTGCTTGCCCGCCCGCTGCTGGGTGGCGAGCGCTTCCACTGCATCAAAGACCTGGTCTTTCATATCGCTGGCACCGAGGACGGCTGGCTGCATTACACCATTTTGGAAGACGAGCCGGTGCAGCACACCTTAGCCAGCGTCCGAGATATTCCCGATGGCCCCTTCTGCGCCGATGTTCCGCTCGACACGTTGCTGGACTACTGGCGAGCGGTGGAACAGAGCACACTCGGCTATCTGGCTGGCCTGAAGGACGACGACCTGAAACGGCTGGTGTACGACTCACCAACCGAACGGTACATGCTCGACGGTCTGCTGTGGCACGTCTTGCTGCATGAAGTCCGGCATACGGCGCAGATTGTCATGCTGCTGCGAATGCAGGATATCAGTCCACCGGCCCTCGACCTCTTCTTTTATCTGCCGTCCTTTCCAGCAGCGCCTGAAGACAACCAGCACTCGGCAGGTACCTCCTCCTCAGAAGACAGCCCGACATAA